CGCAAAGTTTGCATAGTGGAAAATGCAGTGAAATTTCCATCGAAACCGCCATTGTTAGCATGGTTAAAAAGCGTTTGCAGAAAAGCCGCGCGCAACTTTGGTTCACCAAGCATGACCTCCTGCATAGTCCCTTCCGCCACCTCTAGGCCAATCGCCAAAACAACAATGGCGCTGACTTTACCATCGATCAGCAACGGCACAATGAATTGGTTGGTTAGGTCAATATATTCGACGCCCGATACTTCTAAACTCACAGCAGCTGGACTTTCTACCGCCGGCTCTTCGACACTATCCGTGCTTTCGTCTGTTGATGCTATTGCGGGTTCAGGTTCAGGTTCGGGGTCCGGCAATAGAAAGATTCCGGCCCCAACTCCGCCGCCTACGCCCAAAATCAAGCAAACGAGTGGTATCAATAACAGTTTCATGAGTACCTCTTAAAACGGTAGAATAGCTTCTAGTGCCTGCTGGCCATAGCGCGGTTGTTGCATGTCGGTAATCTGTCCTCTTCCTCCGTAGGAAATGCGCGCTGAGGCAATCTTGTCATATGTGATTTCATTTTGACGGGTAATGTCGGCTGGACGCACGAACCCGGTCACTAGAAGCTCTCGTAATTCAAAATTTACACGCACTTCTTGATTGCCAACGATGCTCAATACACCATTCGGCAAAACATCCACGACCGCAGCAGCGACTCTCAGCTCTAACTTTTCATTTCGGCTTACGCTTCCGTTGCCGTTTGACGAACTCTGCGAATTCACCGACACGGCACTCGCCAACGAGGCTCCTTCAGGAGCCGCATTATCGATGCGCTGCGGAAGGCCAAAAAGTTGTGGAATCCCCAAATCTTGCGAGGCAGATCTCGCGCGGTCAGATGCATTTGAAATTTCGGCACTTTCGTCGATCTCAATGACCACCGTCAAAATGTCACCGGCTTCGACAGCCCGTCGATCACCCAGCAGCGAACCTCTTTCCCTAGACCAGAGCGATGCCGACGTTACATTTCGCATGCCAGCCGGAGGAAGTCGGTTCGGGCTTGGAAACGCTGCAAACGCCGAACGTTCTTGCGTTGCGTTTGGGTTGGTAAGTGGTGGGGCGCTTGCGATTGGTGTGGATGAACATGCCGCGAAGAGAAAAAATGTGGCAAGGGCGTGCAAAATTGGAATTTTATTGCAAAACATGAGCAACCCCCTCTGCATCGACTTTTGCGGTTACTAGAGAGCGCGACGCGAGGTTCATGACACGTACAATATCTCCGGGGCCCGCCCGCCCCATCGCACGGCCGTCGGTCCTAATGACCAACCCACTACGACGAAAAACAAGCTGAACCAGTTGGTTGCGCTCAACAACCGCCGGGACGCCTATATCTGAAGTCAATATCGGGCGCCCCGCGAATAGCGCTTTGCGCGCCTCCATTCCGATGACCAGATTGGGGTCTTGGATGCCGCTAGGCGCGGAAACATCTCGCAATTGTATATCATCGGCCGAAATAACCGCATTTGCAGGGATTACACGAGTAGCAACCAAGACATCTGCATTGGCGATAGAAGCACTAAAGGTGAGCCAAACCAACACTCTAATCATCGGATTTGCACCGTTGCACCAAGCATCTGGTCGGCTGCAGAGATGACCTTAGAGTTGAGCTCGTACCCCCGCTGGGCCTCGATCAAGTCGGTCACTTCTTTGACTGGGTCAACCGAGCTTTCTTCAACGTAGCCTTGCCGGAAAGTGCCAAGACCATCGACACCAGGCGCGGAGATGGTCGGGGGGCCAGACGCTGGGCTCTCCACAAAATTGTTAGACCCGATCGCCTCAAGTCCCTTGGGATTTGTGAAACCTGCAAGATTCAACTGGCCTAATTGTTCCGGTTCGACACGATCATTGAAGAATGCGTAAACTTCACCATCGGCATTGATCGAAATCGACTGGGCCTCTTGCGGAATCGTAATATTGGGGACAACCGGATAACCATCCGTTGTCACAATCAGCCCATCACCTGTGCGTTTCAGACCGCCGTCACGCGTATATGCGGCTGTCCCATTCGGGAGCGTGACCTCAAGATATCCACGCCCTTCGATCGCAACATCTAGATCCCCGCCGGTTTGTGCGACGGTACCTTGCGCCAAGATCATCGAGACGGCTGTTGGTCGCACCCCCAGACCCATTTGAATACCTGTCGGCAGAACAGTTCCATCTGTCGCGTTTATCGTCCCGGGTCGGGCAACCTGTTGATAATGAAGGTCCGCAAACTCTGCACGCCGTGCGTTGTAGCCAGTCGTATTCATGTTCGCGAGGTTGTTTGAAATCACTTCAACCCGAGTTTGTTGAGCCGCCATACCAGCAGCCGCAATCTGTAGTGCTCGCATCTTAATACTCCTTTAGCGACCTAACGCCTGCATGACGGCGCGGATACGCTCGTCTTCTTTGTCCAAGAAACTTTGGCCCAACTCGTAGGAACGTTGCACTTCAATCATCCGCGCAATTTCTTGCGTGGGATTTACATTTGACCCTTCAAGAAAACCCTGAACAACTCGCGCCTCTTGTGCCGGATCAAACCCGTCAGGGGCTTCGAAACGCGTACCGCCTTCGCGGATCAATCCGAGTGGATTCGTAGGGACGACAACACCAATCTGCCCAACCAACTGACCACCCGCGCTGATTACGCCATCCGCCCCGATGCCGACCGGGCCGGCACCGGTTGGAACAAACACTGGCGCACCGCCGGCATCCAGCACCGGAAAGCCATCAGCATCCACCAAGTCGCCGTTCGCATTTGGCGTAAAGTGACCCGCACGCGTCAGACGTTCCCCGGCCGGCGTCTGGACGAGAAAAAAACCTTCGCCTTCGATAGCCAAATCAAATGTCGCATTGGTCTGTTTCAGTACCCCTTGCGCATCATTGGTTTCCCGAACGCGCGCGCTCGCCATCGATAGGGAATCGTGATCATTGCTGAGAACGTTGACGTATTCGGAAAAGACCACGCCTTCCGCACGAAATCCTGTCGTAGATGCGTTCGCGATATTATTGGCAACGACACGCAATTCATTCGCCAATCCGGACTGGCGGGTAAGCGCAGCATAGGTCGCATTATCCATCACTAACCTCCGATTATGACGGGCATCAAAGTCGCCTGAAAAAAGCTAACAAGTGTTTCTGACATGAACCCCATCGTCCCCCAAAAGACCGCTACGATTGCGCCAAGTTTCGGCACAAAGGTCAGCGTCATTTCTTGAATTGACGTCAGCGCTTGGAACAGGCCAATGACAAGCCCGACCGTCAACGCAACTGTCAAAATCGGAATTGACACGACAAAGGCAGTCCAAAGGCCAGCTCTCAACGTGTCATAAAACAGGGCTTCGGACATCATCAGATCGGCATCCGCAGCAGTTCTTGATATGCTTCTACAACCTTGTCCCTCACGGCCACGACAGATTGAACGGCAAGTTCCGTCTGCGCCAAGGCCTGTACCAACGAATGGGGGTCCGCACCGGTTGTCATCGCAGAGACCGCCGTCGCTTCGCTTTGTTGCAGCGTAGAGATGAAGTCCTTTGCTGTGTCGAAAACTACGCCTCCTGCCGCAGCGGGGTCAGCGCCTGTGACGGCTTTGGTCGCAGCATAATTCTGAGCGGCGACTGTGTTTCGAATATCCATTCTGACTATTCCTTATCTTCTGAGCAAATCCA
The Rhodobacteraceae bacterium S2214 genome window above contains:
- a CDS encoding flagellar basal body-associated protein FliL, whose amino-acid sequence is MKLLLIPLVCLILGVGGGVGAGIFLLPDPEPEPEPAIASTDESTDSVEEPAVESPAAVSLEVSGVEYIDLTNQFIVPLLIDGKVSAIVVLAIGLEVAEGTMQEVMLGEPKLRAAFLQTLFNHANNGGFDGNFTAFSTMQTLRRELLLVAQSISGSRVSDVLILDVVRQVP
- a CDS encoding flagellar basal body L-ring protein FlgH — encoded protein: MFCNKIPILHALATFFLFAACSSTPIASAPPLTNPNATQERSAFAAFPSPNRLPPAGMRNVTSASLWSRERGSLLGDRRAVEAGDILTVVIEIDESAEISNASDRARSASQDLGIPQLFGLPQRIDNAAPEGASLASAVSVNSQSSSNGNGSVSRNEKLELRVAAAVVDVLPNGVLSIVGNQEVRVNFELRELLVTGFVRPADITRQNEITYDKIASARISYGGRGQITDMQQPRYGQQALEAILPF
- the flgA gene encoding flagellar basal body P-ring formation chaperone FlgA — protein: MIRVLVWLTFSASIANADVLVATRVIPANAVISADDIQLRDVSAPSGIQDPNLVIGMEARKALFAGRPILTSDIGVPAVVERNQLVQLVFRRSGLVIRTDGRAMGRAGPGDIVRVMNLASRSLVTAKVDAEGVAHVLQ
- the flgG gene encoding flagellar basal-body rod protein FlgG; the encoded protein is MRALQIAAAGMAAQQTRVEVISNNLANMNTTGYNARRAEFADLHYQQVARPGTINATDGTVLPTGIQMGLGVRPTAVSMILAQGTVAQTGGDLDVAIEGRGYLEVTLPNGTAAYTRDGGLKRTGDGLIVTTDGYPVVPNITIPQEAQSISINADGEVYAFFNDRVEPEQLGQLNLAGFTNPKGLEAIGSNNFVESPASGPPTISAPGVDGLGTFRQGYVEESSVDPVKEVTDLIEAQRGYELNSKVISAADQMLGATVQIR
- a CDS encoding flagellar hook-basal body complex protein; the encoded protein is MDNATYAALTRQSGLANELRVVANNIANASTTGFRAEGVVFSEYVNVLSNDHDSLSMASARVRETNDAQGVLKQTNATFDLAIEGEGFFLVQTPAGERLTRAGHFTPNANGDLVDADGFPVLDAGGAPVFVPTGAGPVGIGADGVISAGGQLVGQIGVVVPTNPLGLIREGGTRFEAPDGFDPAQEARVVQGFLEGSNVNPTQEIARMIEVQRSYELGQSFLDKEDERIRAVMQALGR
- a CDS encoding flagellar biosynthetic protein FliQ, translating into MMSEALFYDTLRAGLWTAFVVSIPILTVALTVGLVIGLFQALTSIQEMTLTFVPKLGAIVAVFWGTMGFMSETLVSFFQATLMPVIIGG
- the fliE gene encoding flagellar hook-basal body complex protein FliE; translation: MDIRNTVAAQNYAATKAVTGADPAAAGGVVFDTAKDFISTLQQSEATAVSAMTTGADPHSLVQALAQTELAVQSVVAVRDKVVEAYQELLRMPI